atttattttctgcacggattaaaaactgtgcataaaaacagaaatgcacttAATGGCTTGTACATTTCAGCAAGCTGCCTGCAACATCTGGAGGtgtatgaagaaaaaaagaatggcTATGATGACCAATATTCACATACAGTTTAGATTCTATTCTTGTTATAACCAAAAAGACCAAATGCACCTTTAATGTGCAACCTgtttcagaaaaaataaactggccatataatctaataatataaaCATCCCACACAGAACAGCACAGTGATTGGCAGCATTGTGCCCAGCTGGAACTGGGCATGACATTCTACTGTATAACAGAAACAAGAGACACAGATGCAGAAATACGTAACTATTGTGTTGGACAGATGCAGAGCCGACATGAAAAAATTGTCAAACTTCAGagcatcacaaacacatcatcCTTGCCAGTTAAATTTTAAGTTCTTCCTTTGTGTTTCCACAGGAGCTGACGTCCCCTCGTCTGATCAAAAGCCATCTTCCCTATCGATTCCTTCCCACAGCCATGCACAACGGAGAGGCCAAGGTCACGATCAAAACGTTTAATGAACACTAAAATTACCTGTTTCACATGTGAAGAAGAAATATTTGTATTGTCCAACAgtcttttcttttaatatgCAGTCTTAAACAGCACGACGTGAAACTAATATCatgttttgtggtgtttttgtggTTCTCTTCCAGGTGATCTACATGGCTCGTAACCCTAAGGACCTGGTGGTGTCCTACTACCAGTTCCACCGCTCTCTCAGGACCATGAGCTACCGGGGAACCTTCCAGGAGTTCTGCCGGCGCTTCATGAATGACAAGCGTAAGTATGAAGGTTCCTGGTGGACTGGGACACTGTGACCCTCCATCTGGTTTCAAGTCAGTGAACTCCTGTATTGTATTGTCTCTGTCTATAGACTAGAGTAAGTTCATCCAgatgtgcctctctctctctcgtagTGGGATATGGTTCCTGGTTTGAACATGTTCAGGAATTCTGGGAGCATCGTATGGACTCTAATGTCCTCTTCTTGAAATATGAGGACATGTATAAGGTAACACCATCTTTGTCTCTTGTGcttttttagcttttgtctGCCAGCTCTCAGCTTAACAGTATGTAACTCCAAGTCAGGTCGGTAAGGTGTAGGCgtaaaaatgctgctgaatcTGGTCACAGTTAGTCTTGAGCCAGGGTTGAGGAGCTAGGCCTGAGGCTGTGCTCTGGTTTTTAGGCAAGCAGCAGTTCAGCTATATAACCAGGAGTCAGCCTATGAAGTGCTCGGTCATGGTTGAATTTACACTAATCGAGATGTTGATGATATAAAAGCATGTGAGTGGGAGATCATCGCAGGAAAACTTGCTGTTTGAGATGCTCCGCAGTTGTGACTTGGGCAGGGCTTTATGCTCTCAAACATCCCATTTGGACTGGAAACTGCTCAGACCGGGACTTGGTCTTCAGCTTTTGGAATCCGGCCAGATTGATGCCAGATGAGCTGTCGTTTGATGTGCGGTGTGAAACACAGTCACAATGTCTTTTTGTGTTACTGGAGTCGTATTTTGTTGGTAAAACTGCTGTCttgctgcctttctctcttttgtcaaTATTGTTGAGGACACGGTCATCTTCTCTGGCTAAACCTTATTGGAATTATCATTGTACAGCATATTGAGTGTGGTTTCCATGTTGTGGCATGATCATCATCAACTGATCCgtacagagagagcaggaaggtTGAGCAaaatgcatatatgtgtgtgtgtgtgtgggcacttAGTGGCAATAGTCTCCTTGATTGCTGTATATTGGTTGTCATTTGTTATGTATTTGCTTATACAATTAACCTAAACAGGACATATATTATACAGTTCTTGTCTGATTTTAAACAGatgttttagattttgttttattcatataaatCTGACAGCAAAAGTATGAATTAATAAGTTATGATAGAAAATAAACCTGTAGGTGTTTGAACCTCACCTGAGATTTATGCCATTTTCCTGACATTATATTTCCACCTCTCAGTAACCTCTTTATATTATAATCAGCTCATGAACTGACACACATTTCACTGGGACATTGTAGCCCacctgtctttgtgctgctcaggctgctgcagccaggATCCTAAAATGATGCATGGAACTCACAAGCAAGGACAAGCTGTGGCTTATTTACCCTACAGTGTATGTCCAGAAAATAATGGCCCATATAAAAATATCTCAACTCCTGATCAGCTCACgaagggcaggaggagggataGACTGCTAATGCTAAGTACTTCAAACCACCATTCATTCATCACCATTCAAATTCTCCTACTACTGCCAATGCTGCAGCTAGTTAACAAGGTGTAGGTACAGCAGACTGCCAGATCAACAGGTGAGGTCTCTCCTGCATCTTTCACTcttaataaaaacaagaaacacacaaacctggCAGCTCTGCATGGATCTTACCAGTAGCACTGTGTGGAGTGAAAATGACAACATCATTTGAGATTGGTAAGAGTGTTGGTAGGAACAATTCTGCAGTGCCTCGACACTGAGGGAAAGGAAACTTCTCTTTTCAACCTTTTCATAgtggagaaaacacatttcctcactAATTCAATCCATAACCTACTTTTACCTTCAGTTTGATCCTTTATCCTCAGTGCCTCTTATCATACGACATGGTACACACATATCCTATCTATCTTTGTGGACAGAACATTCTTGTGCAAAACTCTGCACTCAAGGGAAAAGAACATAATATGCTGAATCAATATTTACCCTCTGCTTTGTCAAAAGCCCTCTTAACAATATCTGGTCTTATCATGTTTATGAGACACCGACTCAATCAAGATAGGCCTCTCTTAGAATAGATTTCTTAGAACTGGAGGGAGAAAACAATCGATCCCATAGTTTCACTTTGTCTGGCAttgtcaaaaaacatgacattttatagaaGCACAGTGTATGAATAAGAAATGGCCCCATTCTGGGGGCCATGTCTCCTCTACGTGATGTAAGTTGGTGCTTGAAGAGGCTGatgagagagctgagagagcaTTCTTTTTGTGGTCTCTAAGTGTATAGAGAAAGTGACATATTACACATTTCTAATTTACAAAGCAGCACTGTTCAACACATATTAATTTAACAAAGGCTAATGGAttcatttaaaactgcattagtcaatatttttatattaccAGTCATCATTTGACTGTGTGATGTGGAAAGGGATTACTCAGAAGACAGCGTAAAGGGAGGGAGGTACTGGTGTGTTGTCAGTGGTTAGATTTAGGTTGCTTATCTCATTTATCGTGATGTACTAGCAGTCAGAATAGTCTCATGGTTTGTGgcaagtttattttgttcctgTCGAATCTGAATGAAGCGTGTTTTACGATGACGAAACGacagtttctgtaaatggagtctggtggctttgggaGAATGAAATAGTGGCTGGTTGTAGTTAAACAGAAGGAtgttactctttaacaaaaaggtctatctctgCAGGGATCCATAATCCATAATGTTGTCACAATCTGAGCTcgtcagtggcaaaaacaaacacttttaggGGATGTGGAGgggagggattacattgcagcctcTTTCATATTTGCTCAAtactggaaaaaaatgtgttgtctgCATAAGTCACCAGGACAcagaaacatgggaaaatagtataatcacagataatatttgactggaatttctcccatttgtccagAGGAATAGCACGCTAGCATCTGACCTTTCTGAGGTGGTAGTTGGCTCTCATAACCACAAAGGGTCGGGCTAGTGTCGACTCTGAATCAGCCTCTGAACATGTTGCTGAAAACAGACAGTCTTTCATACATGGGATTTCACTTCAGCTGTGACGGCACAGTTTCGGCTGACACACTGCCCTGGATGTGTCCCAACGCCAGTGGGTCAGCTGTTAAGGCTCACCACCCAGCCTTCCTTAATGACGATTGGGCTGACATTGTCTGCTGCAAAGGCAAatccaggaggaagagggtaCCAAACCAAAGCTCACTCCACCTGAACCCTCCTATGCAAAACAGATACAACCCACTGACTCTGAATGATGAAAGGTGTGATCAGGCAAACGATGTTGAGGCCAGGGAAGCTAATTCCACCACAAGCATTAAGGCTGACCAAAACTCCCCATCTGACAAGCCAAGGGAAAAACATAACACTCGTGAATCCACACCTGATAAGCCAGACGCCATTCTGATACGGGACTCTATAACCAGGCATGTAAGAAAATCTCACCTTGAATGACTAAGCTAACTGAACCTgccttgaacacacacagacacatacatcCACCCATATGCCATGCATGTGTTGTACCCAGAGTACACTGATAACCCGTATATTCCTGTATGATGCATTGTTCACACAGAGCTGGACATTTTGTCTCGCAGCTGTCGTATGTCTGTTGTGCCACGTAGGTTGTCTAAGCATTGGTAACAGTGTGTTCTCTACAGCTGTGGGTGGATGCTGGTTGGGGAAACAGAATCGCTGCCTTGGAATTATGTAAGAATTCAAGAGGGAGGCAGTGTTATCtatatttgtattgttttcataGATTTCCCATTTTTATATCTCACAGTGAGCCGAGACACGTTATATTTTCAGTCTATCCAGTCACATTATCTCGAATGTCAAATCTCAAGAACTCCTTGACGGAATTTCTTTGAAAGGTCATTGTGACTTCACAAAATAGATTTTGGGCCATAAAATTAACAATCACCTTCAACAACATcataatgttgtgcagaaacagtGTTTTGGTCTTTATTCCACACCATAGCTCAGGAGCAGAAGGGCAGATTGTgaccacatttcacatttggtcagatactgaactgGTGACACTgatcttgggtgtccaccttgaagcTATGCtgattgatagatagatagatactttattcatctccaaggagaaatttgcagttccagcagctcaaaaggtggacacacaagggcatgcaaaataagaacagaactactttcaagtaatgaacaacttacaAGTAGAGATCAACTTTCTagtaatgaacaactttcaagtaatgaacctTTTCAAGtaagaggtaaaaatacaatacaaaatacaaaataacaatacaagaaaaaatagtgaaataaagaTAAACTAGAAActaggctatccaggataaacatcttaacatctggctttacaggataaacatctgtaatacaggataaacattcgAGCATTTAATAtgtgcacagtagtgcagttgtgcaaaataacagtgtgcaatagtcggtttgtccacacttgggtccagcatatagatgtgtgtgtgataaagtccagcatatagatgtgtgtgtgatggagtccgGCATATGGATGTGTttgtgataaagtgtgtgtgtccatgctgtgtggtgtgagtgtgtagtgggttcggagttgttgtgttggttattgtttttgtcgccctccccgaAAGGTGTTGAAGAGCTGTACGGCGAGGGGGAGGAACattcttttcagtctgtcactgaagctgctcctctgcctggagatggtgctgtgcagtggatgatcaggattgtctattatggacaggagcttgttcagtacagatgttagactgtccagctctgtgccaacgacgGAGCCTGCAGAGAtcgtctgtgctgctgggttgaaaACTTCTGTGAAACATCCATATTTTAGGATTTGTAGCTTGTTTGCaacaacatccatatttgaagcattgtagtccaccacaacACCTTTGCCACCTGAGAGTAGACATGCATAGATGCAAACTACAATTTGGTGGTTGACAGCGGTATCCAACCACAAAGCGATAATTCtactcttctctcctctcctctcctctccaggatCTGGGGACGTTGGTGGAACAGTTAGCCCGGTTTCTGGGTGTTTCCTGTGACAAGGCTCAGCTGGAGGGCATGGTGGAGAGCTGCAACCAGCTCATCGAGCAGTGCTCCAACTCGGAGGCGCTGTCCATCTGCAGGGGTGAGcgggagaggagacagaagagtTTGGAGTTTCTGGCTCCTTGACGTCTCTGTGCCTCTGGCTTTTGTTGtagctgacactgacactgtggaGCAGCATCTCCAAAGCGTCAGATCTGCCAAACGCATCTTAAAACCATTTTCATTACACTTTCACTCATCTAAAATATTCTCTTCTGTGCATTTCAGGCATGTATGAATGGAAAACAAGCCAACGTATGTCACTTGCTCCATAGTTGTAGCACAGGCGTTTTGTTGTAAATGTAGTCCAAAACTGAGATGATGACATcgtcagggttattttctcaagTAAACTGTTATTTAAGAGTAAATATTGGTGGAGTACTCCTTTAATAACTAGAACTCCAATTAAGACGTATAATTCCAAACAGCGCAgagaaaatgtatgtaaaagGGAAGTTTAGCTTTACTTGCATACTGTAATATATATTCTTTAGTCTTTGAGTGCATTCGGCAAACAGACAAGACACAACCAGTCTGCTGTTCAAACAAGAAGCAGTTCAAGGAAAACATAAAGCCTCCAGGAAAAACAGTGTTCCAGATCAAATCTCCATTTAAAAGTGCAAGAAAGGCATTACCCTGTATAAGATATCACTTTGGTTTAATGCCAGTTTAAGTCTTGAATACACTTGAGAGAAAGAATCATGCAGACAAGGAGGATACTGAGGCCCGAGAGAGCACAGATGTGGTTAACGTTCCCCTTTTAGAGCCATTACTGTAGGTCAGGTCTGACTCATTTAAGTGATCTTATGATATCGACTGAGCCTTCAGAGCTCCTATTACAAAGCTATTTAAAGACCAGGGaggtacagaaaaaaaataaaagacatgcAAAGATAGTTCATGACTCTTTTTTAATCCCATAAAGCCACTGGAAGGAAACATCAGTGTTATGTTTGAATGGCCATCTATTCTAGCTGAAGGGATGTTAACAACAGTACAAACTACTCCTACAAAAATACAATGTTCTTTTCAGGAAACTCTCAAGAAACTGTTAGGAAGCAATTAAACCtaaagcattagcattagtcTCGTATACAGTGTTGTATGTGGTTCTTATTGCGCTAAAAGGAAGTAGGGCtcaatgtgtctgtgtataaGGAGTTATCTTAGGACCCTGACCTGTTGTAAACACTGTGAATGCAAGAAGTAGGACAGGACACTGTATGGAACATCTGTCTGTTACATTCTGTACAGCAGGCCAGGTCGTCTGATAAGGTCTGAATACATTCATGCCACACCCACTGGCCTGTACTCTATACCATAATGAGATTATAATTAGATCAGGATCAGATGGGcaggaacagagagagcagTCACGACACCAGTTTCACAAGACATTGTTCCCTTTCACCTGGCCGAGCTGgaatatttttccattaaaacacacacacacacacacacacacacacacacacacacacacacacacacgtttggCTTAGAGTGGTTGGAAGAGTTGAATGGtcaatatacatatataatatgtaGCAGGTACTGTATTTGCACATTTAGCAATATCAACTATggagtgtttttatttaatcaatGATTATATATGTGAAAATAAGAGCTTTAGGGAAGGTCATGAAATgtgacattatgaaataaaaaacagataaagaaaagtccatttggaaataaaaatgtcagcagtgaaacaaaaataatatcCAATAAAATTCAGTGAAAAGAGTTTTAATAATTTCTTTCAAGTACTtcataaattgtttttttatttttatatttaacacAGTGTATTCATATGATTGTTACTTCAATgatttatgtacacacatatacattttGTAATTTACAGCATTTTGAACACTTCATAGTGTCATAATTAACTACATGATTCTTTAAGTTCTGTTCATGGATAAGAGCACCACCTTGTGGCTACATGTTGCAGCTACACCACAGAGTGACTCACTCTGTTCAATCACTATACAATCCTATAACCAGAACTACAGACTGTGTCGTGTATGATTTCAACCTGCAGGCACGGTCCCTTTTCATTTAACCCACTTTGAATGTCTTTTACATTTATTCCCCAAGTTGTCATAATTATTCAGTTTGGTTTATGTCGCCATTcctgtttttgatttgatgttttggtttctgtcatctgttttttttctgttttcccatcatttttttttttccttttagtgCATGGAAGTCTGGTGTCTGGTCTGCTATAGGCTTAACCCACAGTTGACAGTCAGTCTGATCTGTCTCAGGCACACCGCAGCAGGTGAGTCACTGCCGCGTCAGGCTGCATTCACTCTGCAGCCGGAACACATCAAGATAACAGAAAAACGGCATCTGGCAGAAGCTGCCACATGAATCATGAGTCACACACAACTCCTGAGCAGGGCCACATAACAACAAGCAAATTAAAAGTCTTCAAGCCACATGATAGGACAGTTTATATTAAACAATCATCTGATACAAATCTAACTTGATTTGATATTAAAGGCCTTTGCCTACAGGTTAATTTAAGTGAATTAAGGAATTATTTCGTGACTATCAGTGGTGGTGGACATTATCAATTGGATctatttttgttacattacGTGCTCTGTCTACTGTGAGTAAAAACATGATTCAGGGAATCCTACCAATCATGATTCAtaaattgggaaaaaaaaaaatcagaaaacaaaaagaattcaaacacaaagactCTCTCTGTAGATGCCTGAGAGATGTGTTTGAAAGCTTGAATAAAAGCTAAGTGGACCTTAAAATACAGCCTCAAAGGTTCAGTAGTAGGCTTTTTCTTTATAGTGTGCtatatctgttttgttttgtggttaTTATATTATGGTTCATTTTTGAGAGTCATTTAGCATGGAGGTGCGATTGAAATGAAAGCAacactagatagatagatagatactttattcatctccaaagagaaatttgcaccCCACTAGAAGAAACCTGAAGAACTGAGTGTGAAATTTAAGATCACAGTTGGATTATCCTGCTAGAGCAAACATGAGCTGCTGGTCCCCGATCATGTTGTCATGTTGACACACGGTGAGTCTGGAGCTTTCTGTGGCCCCTGGTGTTGCTCAGTGAATCAGTGCGTCCTGGTTGTTGAATCAGTTTCAGGTACAGGACACTTTTCTGTGTGAGTTGCTCTGAATAATGTGAGGGGCAGATGTCCAGGCTGCGTTTAAAGGTAACTGAACATCTGGTTAATTTCATGTTCttccctctccctgtgtgtgcgCCCGCAGGTCGTGTGGGTCTGTGGAAGGACGTCTTCACAGTTTCCATGAATGAAAAGTTTGACACGGTGTACAGACAGAAGATGGGAAAGTCTGACCTGACCTTTGACTTCTGCCTGTGAGGAGTGCCGCACCGCCTCTCCACTCCACTGATCTACTTCAGTACAGTCGACAAGTGCACACTTCCTGCCAAAACCCACGCTCCTACATCTCCATTCAGTCTGTCTGAAGGTTAATGCTACAGTCTGACAGTGGAATTACACCACAAGacttttcccagaatgcaatcTATCTCAAGTCAACAAGTCAAAGTCCCACCCTTGGACTGATCAAAATGAATCCAGATTTCTTATGAATTTATTGAAATTCCTCAATCGATAGTTAAGCCAAACCTCCCTCAACCACGACTTCCACAGTAAGTtcccactgctgtgtgtgtatatgtgtacatACTAACCAGGGTTCGACCGATATAGGTTTTAAAGGACAGATACTTTTGAGCTGAATCGTTGGTCAACATTTACAGAGGCATGAAAAAGTCTGGGCACCCctgtttctgttactgtgaataatTCAGTGAGTAACGACGGACTGATCTCCAAAAGGCgtaaagttaaagatgaaacgTTCTCTTCAACATATTAAGCAAGATAAGTgcataatttttgttttgtacaattttagagtGAAGGAAAGGCGCACCATGCAAAAGTTTTTGATATCTCAGATAACCTTTACCAAGGTCTCAGACCTGAATTAGCTCGATAGTGTTATGCCTGTTACAGCAGCTTTTGCTAACTTTCTCCTTTAGTTTCCGTAACATAGCTCGTTTTTTAGCACATTTATAGGTGCAGTTCCTTTTTTAACTTGTCTGTGCACTACAGACACTAAACTCACTGAGCTTCCTCTGTCCTTGCTACTGGTTTTTAGATTGTCTTTAATCACGTAATGATTTACACCAGGGACCAGCAGATAGCGCTCTGTAACATGAAACATCAAACCTGATGTTCCTGGcgagtagaggaggaggagatggggaAGCTGTGCCTGGTATGAGCGCAGCAGAAGGAGCAGACGTGACAAACAGGTTGGAGAGCACAGGGGTGGAGCTCCACCTCACAGCAGGGCTCATGACTGGCTAACTGACCGCAGTACATGAGAGTACAGGAGTCCAACATggttgtctgcagcacaggagccCTGCAGGGAATCTCATTCATATTCAATCATACTTAGTACAGTGTAGTGAAATTTGTTCTCTGCATTCAACCCATCCCGGAGGAGCATTGGTCCAACTCCAGCTCTAAACCAGTTCCTTGGTTAAGGACACTGACAGGAGACCTAGGATACATGTCTTGATGGTGGGGAAACCGGAGCCCCTGGAGGAATCTCACACAAGCACGGGGGAGGACATGCAAACCCCACATAGAAGGACCCTTCCCCAGCCACGGGGCAAATGCACTATATATGAAAGGCCAGAGCAGACTGTATCTGCTGAGGAGGCGCAGGTCTTTTGGATTGCAGGGGGCACtactgaggattttttttttggactctGTAGTGGCTTAAACCATCTTCTATGGAGAAAGAGACGTATGACAAGGAAGACCAGCTTTGTCCTGTGAAGGCTAAGTTAtcatccctgatggagaacatgtcccaccccatgcaggacactctgacagTACTGGGCAGCTGCTTCAGTGgcaggctgcttcacccgcagTGCGTGAAGGAGAGATAGTtcaggtccttccttcctgctcctgtcagactttacaatcAACACTGTTCCCAGTAGACCACATAAACccaaactgacaaattcactTGTGTGCAATATCAGTACATACTGAACTGGGCCGTGCAATATGAGTGAACTCAACCACTGCCTTGTTTTACTTATCATATTGTTTActtattatcttatttttctttttttactgatGCATCTTACTATTGCTCTCTCCCCTCGCTGTTGCcgctgtaacactgcaaatttccccaCTGTGGGATTAAAAAAGGATTATGCTATCTCTCTAACAGGAGCAATTGAGGTCAAGTtgaggtctggaagaccaagaagactctcaaaatgcaaaaacatcttCAGGAGGATGATGCAGACTCTAGAGTGGTGGTGCACTGTTTTACTGTGCAGGGACACCTGCACCAGTATGACCTTCGTggaagagtcatcagaagaaaacctttCCTGTGTCCACCccacaaaattcagtgtcagGCATTTGCAAAGACCCCAAAccagcctgatgcattttggaaaacatgttctgtggactgatgaagttaAAAGAAATCTGTCCAGCTGTCAGGCACGGGGGTGGGTCGATCATGCTGTGGGCTGGAGGAATGGATTCAATTGAATACCAACAAATTCtggaagcaaacatcacaccatctgtaaaaaaaaaaaaagctgaagatgaaaagaggatggcttTAACAACAGGATATTAATCCTAAATACACCTCGAAACCctcaagctgaaggttttgccatgCGTGTCCCCCGACCTAAACCTCATCGGAAATCTGCAGATAGACCTCAAAGGTGCAGTGCATGCAAGACGGCCTAAAATCTCACAGAACCAGAAGCCTTTCGCAGGAAGAATGGGCAAATATCCCCCAAACAAGGACTGAAAGACTCGTAGCTGGCTACAAAGAGTGTTTACAAGCTGTGGTACTTGCCAAAGGGGATGTTGCTAAGACCATGACCATGACCATGCAGGGTGCTCAAACTTTAGCTTCAGgcctttttccctttt
This region of Chelmon rostratus isolate fCheRos1 chromosome 22, fCheRos1.pri, whole genome shotgun sequence genomic DNA includes:
- the sult4a1 gene encoding sulfotransferase 4A1, whose product is MAESEADTPSTPIEFESKYFEFDGVRLPPFCRGKMEEIANFSLRSSDIWIVTYPKSGTSLLQEIVYLVSQGADPDEIGLMNIDEQLPVLEYPQPGLDIIQELTSPRLIKSHLPYRFLPTAMHNGEAKVIYMARNPKDLVVSYYQFHRSLRTMSYRGTFQEFCRRFMNDKLGYGSWFEHVQEFWEHRMDSNVLFLKYEDMYKDLGTLVEQLARFLGVSCDKAQLEGMVESCNQLIEQCSNSEALSICRGRVGLWKDVFTVSMNEKFDTVYRQKMGKSDLTFDFCL